A segment of the Odoribacter splanchnicus DSM 20712 genome:
ATGGGCGGCAAGTACAAGAACGTGGGATACGCGACCACGAGCACCGGCACCAACGCGGACTTCACCCCGATGACGGCGGGTGGCGGCATCTTCTTCGAGGACGCTTTCCTCGAGTTTACTTTTGCCGCCTACGCGCCTTACGCATCGGGCGCAAACGCCTCCACCCTGCCTGGTACAGACGGGAAGATTACGGTAAATACAAGCAACCAGCCCACGACCACGGAACAGGAGAAGGTGGACTACATCCATGCCACGGGAGCCAAGGCCGATAAAGACAGCCCGACCGTCAGCTTCACGGACAACACCGCCGCGGGCGGCAGCGACTGCTCCTTCAAGCACAAGATGGCCCGTCTTATCCTCAAGGTGCAGGTGTCGAACACCGACGGTTTCGACGACACTGCCGTGCTGGAATTCGCCGACTACAAGCTGGGCGGCCTGGTTCACGAGGGAACGTTCGATGTGAAGACCGGTACCGCCGCGACCGCGGGCGGCGTTGTGAGCGACTGGATGTTACGCCAGTGCACCGGTGCCCCGAAGACGGCCACGGACAAGTGCGTGGCAACCTTTGACGCCGCCACGGGCGTGATGACTTTCACCATGATCCTGCTCCCGCAGACACTCGCCAACGCTTTGGTGCTTGAGATATCTCCCGATGACGGGGAATACCAGAGCTACTCCAACAAGGACATGATCAAACCCGCGTTGGAGGCCGGTTATTCTTATACCTACACCATCACGGTGAAGAAGACGGGGCTGACCCTTAGCGGAAGCACCATCGAAAACTGGAACGACGGTGGTAGCCATGCGGGTGATGCAAAAATGTAGTGTGTCTGAAAGCCACTGCCGTGCATCAGGCGTAAGACGGAGGCACGCCATATATAATAAATGGTGCGGCAGCCCGCGTCGCAACGGGCAGTGGCACAAAACGAAATAAATAAAGACAATATGAAAATAATAAGGAACATAGCGAGAAGGCCGTGGCCGCGCATCGGCGGCTGGTTGCCGGTTGTGATGCTCATCTGTGGGGTGCTCGCTTCCTGTAGCAGTGAGGATGAAAGCACCGCGCCCCTGCCCGACGGCAAGTACCCGCTGCAACTGACGGCGGAGGTGGCGCAGCCGCAGACCCGCGCCGGAGGTAAGGATGCGTGGACGGGCGGCGAGGAGATTAGAGTGTCACTGGAAGGCGTGTTTGGTAACAAAACATACGTGATGGACGCATCGGGCAATGCAAGCCCGAAGGATGCCGATAATGCCTTCTATTGGAAGAACACCGATGAAGCCCGCGTCAGTGCATGGACCCCGGACATAGAATCGGAAACGGATATTTCCGACCAAAGTGGCGGGTACGCCGCTTTCGATGTCCTGTACGCCAGTGCCATAGGGCGTTATGACCAAGCCATAAATCTCCGTTTCATCCACCGCATGGCGAAAATCGAAGTAATTCTCAAAGCTGGCGAAGGCATTACGGAAGAGGAGTTGGAGGGTGCGACCGTCACCATTTTCGGAGACCCGCTAACGCACTCAACCGCCGGCTTGGTTGCACCGGGAGACCAATCGGACGGCGAGATAAAGCCCTATTACGATGCCGCAACGAAGAAATACGAGGCATTGGTGCCGCCACAGAACATGACGGGTAAGCCGCTCGTCCGAATCAGCATCGGCAGCAATGACTTTACTTACACTCCCGAAACAGAAGCTGCCGGCAAATTTGGGTTTTTCGGTGGCAAGCGGTATGCCTACACCATCACCGTGAAAGCAAGCGGAATAGACGTGCAGGCGGTGACCGGTGGCACGTGGGTTGCATGTGGCGAGGAGAACGTCACCTCCAAAAAGGTAAAGCAAAGTTTCACAGCTGACGAACTTAAAATCGGCGACTACTTCTATTCCGACGGGACTTGGAGCGACGGCGGCCTGCGCAAAATCTATACTGACGGCAGTATGAAGATAGCAAGCCCCAAGCCTGCTCCCGTACTCCAAACAAAAAGTGAAATAGAAAGAAGAGTCATCGGTATCGTTTTCCAGACGGACCCGAGCCGTATCGGCACTGCCGAAAAGTCCAAATTGGGCGAAGGGAATGTGCATGGCCTTGTAATGGCCTTAAAGAACACCGCAACAGATATCCAATGGAGCCATGAAGAGAATAATTTGGAAGACGTGAAAGACTGCTGGTCCAAGTCTGAAATCTACTCTGACATCAGCGGTCTGCACAATTACACCAAGATTCTTGACCATGCAAATAGTATCGGTGGAATTGAGGCATATCCGGCCTTCGAAGCCGTCGAGAAATGGAATGATATGTACAGTATAAATGAATACCGCCCACCTCGTAATACCACAGGCTGGTTTATTCCTTCCTCCGGTCAGTGGTGGGACATCCTTCAGAATCTGGGCGGTTGTCCGGCTATGGCGGATAAAGGTCAGCAAACCTCGTCGGATTCCGGTGATTTCCGTTGGCTAGGTCAAGGCGATGTTCCAGCTGCCTTGAATGCTTGGATGAATAAA
Coding sequences within it:
- a CDS encoding fimbrillin family protein, with translation MEARITAGVSGPKTRAVDNGWNADRIGVMVVDAPGTTTTMGGKYKNVGYATTSTGTNADFTPMTAGGGIFFEDAFLEFTFAAYAPYASGANASTLPGTDGKITVNTSNQPTTTEQEKVDYIHATGAKADKDSPTVSFTDNTAAGGSDCSFKHKMARLILKVQVSNTDGFDDTAVLEFADYKLGGLVHEGTFDVKTGTAATAGGVVSDWMLRQCTGAPKTATDKCVATFDAATGVMTFTMILLPQTLANALVLEISPDDGEYQSYSNKDMIKPALEAGYSYTYTITVKKTGLTLSGSTIENWNDGGSHAGDAKM
- a CDS encoding fimbrillin family protein, producing the protein MKIIRNIARRPWPRIGGWLPVVMLICGVLASCSSEDESTAPLPDGKYPLQLTAEVAQPQTRAGGKDAWTGGEEIRVSLEGVFGNKTYVMDASGNASPKDADNAFYWKNTDEARVSAWTPDIESETDISDQSGGYAAFDVLYASAIGRYDQAINLRFIHRMAKIEVILKAGEGITEEELEGATVTIFGDPLTHSTAGLVAPGDQSDGEIKPYYDAATKKYEALVPPQNMTGKPLVRISIGSNDFTYTPETEAAGKFGFFGGKRYAYTITVKASGIDVQAVTGGTWVACGEENVTSKKVKQSFTADELKIGDYFYSDGTWSDGGLRKIYTDGSMKIASPKPAPVLQTKSEIERRVIGIVFQTDPSRIGTAEKSKLGEGNVHGLVMALKNTATDIQWSHEENNLEDVKDCWSKSEIYSDISGLHNYTKILDHANSIGGIEAYPAFEAVEKWNDMYSINEYRPPRNTTGWFIPSSGQWWDILQNLGGCPAMADKGQQTSSDSGDFRWLGQGDVPAALNAWMNKIAADSKNDFTTGDRFWSSSELNQFRARNWNVYSSDYVCCDFVYKKWSNAVRPVLAF